aaaattacattatccagtatttttaaatggattcttgAGCTCCAgagtatttgaaggagaaaatctccgctgtacatttaattgAGAGAGATGCAtgcaagtatcagtgtttacattttgcagcgttaaaaggacatacaacttaagagtcagggaagttgcttctgctcaccgaaattcagcttcagacacagaagcattaagaggaatcaagctttttataattcctcagcaagacaaaagattcttttcagcagaaatcgGACCAtcgtgtgctgtaggcagcccaaactgcacgtcccctgcctactcacttcttcacgttaagtgatttaactatggtcagcacaacctgcaggtttttttcctgtttgctgtgtccTTCTAACACACAACTTGTAATAGAAACCTtacgcagaactagaccttcaaattatcgaagccagctgattttttgtaagtagcatttgttcaaatgttctcattacacactagtccagatcccagcagggtctaagggagggatgtaaaggatacggacctccaagcacccatcattcagagcaaccactcatggttttgattttatatgcattcattcgcaaaagcaacccactagtttcaacagtttattaaacggttgttttatagacacaacagGAACATAATCCAGATtgacatctatgaaaccccttccattaccatttacagaaacctttacagatacttgaccaatttgtttaaacccagacagtttacaagacacatccaaaccgcacaaaccattactaggcacagaccgtaattcaaatacggaatttcctacaaggtaataataaagcagaaaacttttcaacacattgcctccgtgccaagcccgtctgcactgaggaggttggagtataacagtttggagctgctttacgttacgttcctgcatttttctgaaatacgtacattttctcaaaagcttaaaTGTGTACAGCTCTTGGAtggtttttcacattttagagtcaaacttcgcatgagtttacagaaccaaggACATGTTCAGGGACAGCGCTAATGGAGACCAATTTCTTCTGGcgactaccttccaaagtaactgctggggttttttccccaaatgtacacaatttaattctgcagtgagagagggaagaagagagtgggaagagagttCTCGAACtccagctttcattttcagaagaaagaactagcccctctgcatgaggccctgccttctctattctttaagaccagtaatttgacaggctcacactacgccttttcacaaagtgcaaccactagtgctttcccagacaaagttacacattgttgagcaaaaaatgcaagcagttccatagcaaaccatggcattacaacagcttcagaaggccacctctgctaatacactgcactaacacattggtatattcctgcaaacaattaggcacatttacacaatttacagtctgcgttcaaaccaATTAGGttgtgttgtccactctccatagagtacaagttatgaaactgtgcagcaatcagagagtggctctataactgcagtgactagaaacccaacagtagccacgcaattgtccgtgttacacaaacgcttctattttggccGGTGCAACCCCCCCCtgaaatgtccataacttgcagccagttaaattcttctgtgaaaattgtgtcagtctccaacacaaaattaacgaaagctctgagaaacagtaaacagctcctgaagtgctgcttctttatgtcttgaagatgagcaatagtgcaacattacgttgagggactccccttctatcctcccaaactgggaactactctttacggGATACTATGGAAATATagacacattttaaagttaaaaccaatactgtaaattattaaaaattaagttttgttcacattacaacAGTCATCCAGTTATACATCACCatacaagatttaaaaatatgaagcaagtggggttttttgttggtggtggtggggtttttttaagtctttgacaagaatatacacataccttaatgagctgggccagaggagtgggtgcagaagagtcctcaatctgttcacaaaaaattaaacacatattcaagttgtacaatcaaaacatagcaaaagttaacctctactgtagcctgaaagtctgcactatatcctccgagtgtcacggaaagagacatgtccaacctaatgtaattgtattggttcaaaacaaagtccacacctatgacagcttcagagggcctACGTGGTTCATGAGAAGAAGCTAAACTCGGTGTGCtgggttttagatatttgcatttgcagacaaactatgaaactaaaccgtttcatcggATAAAACGGAAAGATCAAAGGCAGAACTTAGGAATGCCACgtcaggtagcaacaacatttaaactcacagcaatccgttagagacctttaagcactcagaggaggccaaacaatatcacttcagttatacagctttaggaacaaatacccaagtatttcaggacacgaaaaggaatcttAGCTGCACAGAACCGTCCTCAAAacgtatgggatacgttgattttgggatttgttggAACcaccaagtcaaaagtaagaaacagtaccaagtggaacaacaatggtttctcagtgcgttttgataacatcttccaaaactgttaggcaaagaaagtatttaaaaacaaaagctaagtgatacaatgtgaaaatggcaaaaaatacactccaaacaattttaattgcaagaaacaaagagcacacgacagcctatacaaacatactagctctagacagacagatgtagaacacagcaccaattgaattgtgcaaaccttgaacccacctgatctaaaaccaatcctacattatctgtacaacacaaagtcattcaggaaatactccagcatattcaatatgaaacacaatgcatcactaggcacaaataccaatattcacattagaactgtgcaaatgatggcattactcagttttcactgtgctgtgaatcaaatacatggtctctacaacatgtactatgtcttactgcagaacagattaagttaatgtttgggagattaatacgaTGCTgcgttgtttagaattaagtaCAATGTgtaggaaaaaagtgtgagattgtgtttttacataccgcttttggtgttccacttgctggctcggttcgagttctagaggaagaaataaaggtgatgagaacttagaacaaagcacttgtacccaaccaaaagcagtgaaaacagattataaaacctaaacatcaaggCATTATgttctgatagtctagtgaatgtggaaatgtatttgtatacataaactgttctctcttggcacattcagtgcaacttaaaaaaaaaaaaaatcccatttctagtttgtcagcaattactgtaagacttacagctctagaacacaacagtgccagaggaagtcctcagatattttgactCTGCTGTGTAAGCatcaaaacgatgaagtctgtgctacagctttgtgctcttaaataatCAACCATCCAAATAGCGACCCTtggtctttcctctgtagccagtatgccagaaagccagatctgaggcataagaatacctgccatatcccaccccgcctcccccaaatgcaagacacagtcaaacactgacagactcttctgagatgggaacatgcgtatctctctttactgtaaaagcagtaaaaagaagaaagatacactccgaatgcctctgtaaactaatctccataaaaaaagttaacacactgcaacccctcacagactacaatgctttatgggtacttacataactcgtgttttgctggtagGTTTAactcctctaacagggactcttctaacaatcaccgAGGAGTTCCtaggaatcagggtgttatcatctgtgtattctgaaaacaacaccaataccGAAGAAAACATcagtcagttcgtaagaatgtatattaatatgcAATTACATAGCACctgagagaaccccttcacagacataaaagcaaaattttatatgtaaCATGACACTTCTGTcatctcaacacactaacagaacctttcaagaagtcttcaggtttgagaatcaaacaccagcagcaaaaccttttccattcttttcaaacagcttggatgccagcagcaaaatggtctcaaaGGTCACTAAAAGAGAGTCTGCTCATgcatgaggttctttcctgacctagctcaagttgcttttgcttctgttaggctacaaacccgagagatctttggagagaaacaaaccacagcaaagtctcacctgcataaaccagagtctaaagtctgaccagcttgccctgaaacaaagcaggcgctcggctaaagcatgaaaactctgcgccgctgctttccgagctgttcactaaaaacgattcccctgtgctgcgagtgctggggactgacagaacacagaagagagccgccagctctctgtTTCTCGGGGtttcatccatcgacagccacactgtcagctgctcagtgctgtacatgcgaatgcaaacggaactggcagtgctagaaTTTGGATCACAgaaacctgaggggttttttgagcttgctttcacacggagggcagaactggctccaactaaagtggtatctcctctcttaagctaatcatctagtttgaataagccaaagggacgtgaattctttccattcactttttgcagagcagagagactcaaatgaaattaattacgaagacaagtcttctgaaaagccttttgaaaccagtgtgtgcctgaaggtctccatgctttgccttggcttacaccgtgttcgtcttttgaagaggaggagctacctgaggCACTTTGACTGAGTAAGCCTCAAATGTAAAGATCTCTCCatgagtgagcctcaaatgtaaagacgtctccatgagaatggtttatatattgtacttacgcaagctggatatgactaaacgttttaaagcaccatcagcagccatgccctgtaatctgcctacagttttacCTATTAAAAGCCCTTACCTTTGGAggcagaatcagaacaatggcccgaaagccaaagttgctgtgaaagtactaatgacaaaacccaaagcttttacagaagtcataccctgaaaccaacgcctagagctctgctcaaatggggaatctcaccattacacagccacctgtcaggaaaggcctgagacgggactttttgatgtcggaggagctcaaacagcactgaggctgacaagcaatGGGGAGATGATGGCAgcggcagctctggaagcccaaagcagctgtttccacctgctgaacggagtcatgcagagtgttctttctggtccagatcacaaaccactggactgagatttcagaggcacaggataagtaacagtggctccacaaaaaggcaggagtttgctacgcctgtgcccagctgagggttgtggtaggtctgcagaagattgcaggtggcagcacctctcctcgagggaggctgtgtatatgaggacagcaaccagtgcacttattcgccaattctgcaagcctgcagaggtcagctggaacatgcacaacaggtgtatgatgcaaaaagaggaatgggtcctctttttgtattttatgacaattcattgaccattagaagagaagcattgacatctgccttctgaacagactgtccttgcatgcagatatatatagatagagagagggatgcttgttttcaatctgcttgtgaagtgcacagggagtgcctccagccatctaataccagactgatagaaaaatgaattccccttaaaagtcaatcagtacacatttaaatggatcaactgaaaactgaagagtgacaataacctggtgaagtaaaggctttatttgcacaggacacttatcacggcacatatttgtatgtgggacttgaagtatcccaccagctgggtcactgaggcagagaatttgtggaagagggtttacaaacagcGGAGTATgctgccgaggtagttctgtgaagggacctgacacctgttggctttcatacattcatttttccttcacgttcattttggtgatgaaatctgtgtcaatgatgaaatctggtgaagtcaaacaatgtagacttaaaagttaactgttttgtttttaaaaaggaaaggactaaagctggagcattattcctgaagtccccggaaatttctgtttgctcgctttgaatttaacagcttcCAGCTTAGTCTAAgagctctcagacaaaactggcatctgccagcaggagcctgttccccgcaggcagcaacatcccatGTAGCTGCGGGGCCCtggcaactaccagtgtcactctgcctcgccacgactccacatctgcagattgagcagcgacatcacgctcaacagggctacttttcacgcttgtccaagcagagctccaacagaaatgttcaacaaagctggagccaacaccattgttgattcctaCTCCCTTCtcgcacaaaacttgttttactgccagtgatggccagtaagtggctactgggcttttgcaagcactagacgttgcacatcGACCACGTAGTCTTctacgcccagctccgtgtctaacaacagatcggaacggctctgtgaggtccccacacaagccacagctaccgatggtggccgaatcgcactgtcccttcccacaccactgaatcgctggcgccgcttgccctcccggttccccgcacgccggcgggacgggccccaagctgactcacgccacgtgggaacaagccacagagagcagagtgtggctcccaCAGGCCacggccgccgccagccgggcagtgcccgaggccccgtgcctaccgcccccacgcaccttctctgGTCTGGGCGTTCAttatctgcagctcgcagttggCCACCTTCAGCTTCTGGCGGCCCATGATCTGACGCTTGAGGTCGCCCAGGGTGAtgttgaggccgctgaaggtgaccgtgtcgtagtgcagcagggaagagaacTTATAATGCACGCACGGCATGGCTGATGTTCCACTTACTGGCTCGGTTtgagttctagaagaagaaataaaggtgatgagaacttagaacaaagcacttgtacccaaccaaaagcagtgaaaacagattataaaacctaaacatcaaaacactatgttctgatatgttcattatgttctgacggtaaggactttgtgagtcccagccgggaatggcctaacaggcccatgtgggcctaggactcaaaagatggtgcaagtccatcacaGAGAACGGGATTTTGCCATCTGcgtgccagtacaggcat
The sequence above is drawn from the Strix aluco isolate bStrAlu1 chromosome 4, bStrAlu1.hap1, whole genome shotgun sequence genome and encodes:
- the LOC141922378 gene encoding E3 ubiquitin-protein ligase RBBP6-like, with product MPCVHYKFSSLLHYDTVTFSGLNITLGDLKRQIMGRQKLKVANCELQIMNAQTREEYTDDNTLIPRNSSVIVRRVPVRGVKPTSKTRVITRTEPASGTPKAVCKNTISHFFPTHCT